From Glycine soja cultivar W05 chromosome 4, ASM419377v2, whole genome shotgun sequence, the proteins below share one genomic window:
- the LOC114409992 gene encoding protein BONZAI 1-like isoform X3 — MGNRLSEVAAGRAAIGGIAADFLNLAAAPIDAVENFLRSRGHHGLFSQIELSFSASGLRDRDVLFKSNPMMVLYARGKNGALEELCRTEVVLNSSSPRWITKHTLIYHFEVVQVLVFRVYDVDTQFHNVDIKMLDLDEQQFLGEATCALSQIITQPDKSLTIDLYTEDSVGSTLSKNCGKLMVHGEECISSKTAIEMVFRCSDLEYKYLFSRTDPFLLISKVVEAGAQIPICKTEVIRNDLNPIWKSVFVNIQQVGSKDSPLIIECYNFNSNGKHDLMGKVQRSLVELENIHNNGQGENLFLPSADGQNHDNKVLKSQLFVEKFTESVQYTFLDYLAGGFELNFMVAVDFTEVQHKFTIAALVEESGCVLFTLRNHLWVPQNANPLRPLLSGSTAASNGNPRLPDSLHYIDPSGRPNAYQRAIVEVGEVLQLYDSDKRFPTWGFGARPIDGPVCHCFNLNGSSHYCEVEGIQGILMAYTSALLNVSLAGPTLFGPVISTAALIASQSVANGGRKYFVLLIITVLDADKGERLESSYGRVASRDIVQFIPFREVQSGLSVVQAFLAELPAQFLTYVRSRNIQPNL, encoded by the exons ATGGGAAACCGCTTATCCGAAGTCGCCGCAGGCCGCGCCGCCATCGGCGGCATCGCCGCCGATTTTCTCAATCTGGCCGCCGCTCCAATCGACGCTGTCGAGAACTTCCTCAGGTCCCGCGGCCACCACGGCCTCTTCTCTCAGATCGAG TTATCGTTTTCCGCTTCTGGCTTGCGTGATCGTGATGTGCTCTTCAAG AGTAATCCAATGATGGTTCTTTATGCAAGAGGAAAAAATGGAGCACTTGAGGAGCTTTGCCGCACGGAAGTAGTTCTGAATTCATCAAGTCCAAGATGGATTACTAAACACACCCTCATTTATCATTTTGAGGTTGTTCAGGTTTTAGT GTTTCGTGTGTATGATGTTGATACTCAGTTTCACAATGTAGATATAAAG ATGCTTGATCTAGATGAACAGCAATTTCTTGGCGAGGCAACCTGTGCACTATCTCAG ATAATCACACAACCTGATAAGTCATTGACTATAGATCTATACACAGAAGATTCTGTCGGATCTACCCTTTCCAAAAACTGTGGGAAACTCATGGTGCATGGTGAGGAATGTATTAGCTCAAAGACTGCAATAGAGATGGTATTCAGGTGTTCAGATTTGGAATACAAGTATCTCTTCTCAAGAACT GACCCCTTTTTATTGATATCAAAAGTTGTGGAGGCTGGTGCCCAAATTCCAATTTGCAAAACAGAAGTTATAAGGAATGATCTCAACCCAATATGGAAATCGGTGTTTGTGAATATTCAACAAGTGGGAAGCAAG GACAGTCCTTTGATAATAGAGTGCTATAACTTTAATAGCAATGGAAAACATGATTTAATGGG AAAAGTGCAGAGATCTTTGGTGGAGTTGGAGAACATTCATAATAATGGCCAaggagaaaatttatttttgcctTCTGCTGATGGACAAAACCATGATAACAAg GTGTTGAAGAGCCAACTATTTGTGGAAAAATTTACTGAAAGTGTCCAATATACTTTCTTGGATTACTTGGCGGGGGGATTTGAATTGAATTTCATGGTGGCTGTTGACTTTACAG AAGTTCAACATAAATTCACAATTGCTGCACTAGTGGAGGAGTCTGGATGTGTCCTGTTTACCTTGAGGAACCATTTGTGGGTTCCACAAAATGCTAATCCTCTAAGGCCATTGTTGTCAGGCTCAACAGCTG CTTCAAATGGAAATCCACGCCTTCCAGATTCTTTGCATTATATTGATCCTTCAGGACGACCAAATGCATACCAGAGG GCAATTGTCGAGGTTGGGGAAGTGTTACAGTTGTATGATTCAGACAAACGATTTCCTACTTGGGGATTTGGAGCACGACCAATTGATGGTCCTGTTTGCCATTGTTTCAACTTGAACGGAAGTAGTCATTACTGTGAA GTGGAAGGGATCCAAGGAATTCTGATGGCTTACACAAGTGCCCTGCTTAATGTATCTCTTGCAGGACCTACACTTTTTGGACCGGTCATAAGCACTGCTGCACTGATTGCCAGCCAATCTGTAGCAAATGGTGGAAGAAAGTActttgttttattaataatcACA GTTTTGGATGCAGACAAGGGAGAGAGGCTAGAAAGTTCATATGGACGCGTTGCTTCACGTGATATAGTCCAATTTATTCCATTTCGGGAGGTTCAAA GTGGACTTTCAGTTGTTCAAGCATTTCTAGCAGAATTACCGGCTCAATTTTTAACTTACGTGAGGAGCAGAAATATCCAGCCGAACCTCTAG
- the LOC114409992 gene encoding protein BONZAI 1-like isoform X1 has product MGNRLSEVAAGRAAIGGIAADFLNLAAAPIDAVENFLRSRGHHGLFSQIELSFSASGLRDRDVLFKSNPMMVLYARGKNGALEELCRTEVVLNSSSPRWITKHTLIYHFEVVQVLVFRVYDVDTQFHNVDIKMLDLDEQQFLGEATCALSQIITQPDKSLTIDLYTEDSVGSTLSKNCGKLMVHGEECISSKTAIEMVFRCSDLEYKYLFSRTDPFLLISKVVEAGAQIPICKTEVIRNDLNPIWKSVFVNIQQVGSKDSPLIIECYNFNSNGKHDLMGKVQRSLVELENIHNNGQGENLFLPSADGQNHDNKVLKSQLFVEKFTESVQYTFLDYLAGGFELNFMVAVDFTEVQHKFTIAALVEESGCVLFTLRNHLWVPQNANPLRPLLSGSTAASNGNPRLPDSLHYIDPSGRPNAYQRAIVEVGEVLQLYDSDKRFPTWGFGARPIDGPVCHCFNLNGSSHYCEVEGIQGILMAYTSALLNVSLAGPTLFGPVISTAALIASQSVANGGRKYFVLLIITDGVVTDLQETKDAIVKASDLPLSILIVGVGGADFKEMEVLDADKGERLESSYGRVASRDIVQFIPFREVQSGLSVVQAFLAELPAQFLTYVRSRNIQPNL; this is encoded by the exons ATGGGAAACCGCTTATCCGAAGTCGCCGCAGGCCGCGCCGCCATCGGCGGCATCGCCGCCGATTTTCTCAATCTGGCCGCCGCTCCAATCGACGCTGTCGAGAACTTCCTCAGGTCCCGCGGCCACCACGGCCTCTTCTCTCAGATCGAG TTATCGTTTTCCGCTTCTGGCTTGCGTGATCGTGATGTGCTCTTCAAG AGTAATCCAATGATGGTTCTTTATGCAAGAGGAAAAAATGGAGCACTTGAGGAGCTTTGCCGCACGGAAGTAGTTCTGAATTCATCAAGTCCAAGATGGATTACTAAACACACCCTCATTTATCATTTTGAGGTTGTTCAGGTTTTAGT GTTTCGTGTGTATGATGTTGATACTCAGTTTCACAATGTAGATATAAAG ATGCTTGATCTAGATGAACAGCAATTTCTTGGCGAGGCAACCTGTGCACTATCTCAG ATAATCACACAACCTGATAAGTCATTGACTATAGATCTATACACAGAAGATTCTGTCGGATCTACCCTTTCCAAAAACTGTGGGAAACTCATGGTGCATGGTGAGGAATGTATTAGCTCAAAGACTGCAATAGAGATGGTATTCAGGTGTTCAGATTTGGAATACAAGTATCTCTTCTCAAGAACT GACCCCTTTTTATTGATATCAAAAGTTGTGGAGGCTGGTGCCCAAATTCCAATTTGCAAAACAGAAGTTATAAGGAATGATCTCAACCCAATATGGAAATCGGTGTTTGTGAATATTCAACAAGTGGGAAGCAAG GACAGTCCTTTGATAATAGAGTGCTATAACTTTAATAGCAATGGAAAACATGATTTAATGGG AAAAGTGCAGAGATCTTTGGTGGAGTTGGAGAACATTCATAATAATGGCCAaggagaaaatttatttttgcctTCTGCTGATGGACAAAACCATGATAACAAg GTGTTGAAGAGCCAACTATTTGTGGAAAAATTTACTGAAAGTGTCCAATATACTTTCTTGGATTACTTGGCGGGGGGATTTGAATTGAATTTCATGGTGGCTGTTGACTTTACAG AAGTTCAACATAAATTCACAATTGCTGCACTAGTGGAGGAGTCTGGATGTGTCCTGTTTACCTTGAGGAACCATTTGTGGGTTCCACAAAATGCTAATCCTCTAAGGCCATTGTTGTCAGGCTCAACAGCTG CTTCAAATGGAAATCCACGCCTTCCAGATTCTTTGCATTATATTGATCCTTCAGGACGACCAAATGCATACCAGAGG GCAATTGTCGAGGTTGGGGAAGTGTTACAGTTGTATGATTCAGACAAACGATTTCCTACTTGGGGATTTGGAGCACGACCAATTGATGGTCCTGTTTGCCATTGTTTCAACTTGAACGGAAGTAGTCATTACTGTGAA GTGGAAGGGATCCAAGGAATTCTGATGGCTTACACAAGTGCCCTGCTTAATGTATCTCTTGCAGGACCTACACTTTTTGGACCGGTCATAAGCACTGCTGCACTGATTGCCAGCCAATCTGTAGCAAATGGTGGAAGAAAGTActttgttttattaataatcACA GATGGAGTAGTGACAGATCTCCAAGAAACAAAAGATGCTATTGTCAAAGCATCTGACCTGCCATTGTCAATCCTTATTGTTGGGGTAGGAGGAGCTGATTTCAAAGAAATGGAG GTTTTGGATGCAGACAAGGGAGAGAGGCTAGAAAGTTCATATGGACGCGTTGCTTCACGTGATATAGTCCAATTTATTCCATTTCGGGAGGTTCAAA GTGGACTTTCAGTTGTTCAAGCATTTCTAGCAGAATTACCGGCTCAATTTTTAACTTACGTGAGGAGCAGAAATATCCAGCCGAACCTCTAG
- the LOC114409992 gene encoding protein BONZAI 1-like isoform X2, which produces MGNRLSEVAAGRAAIGGIAADFLNLAAAPIDAVENFLRSRGHHGLFSQIELSFSASGLRDRDVLFKSNPMMVLYARGKNGALEELCRTEVVLNSSSPRWITKHTLIYHFEVVQVLVFRVYDVDTQFHNVDIKMLDLDEQQFLGEATCALSQIITQPDKSLTIDLYTEDSVGSTLSKNCGKLMVHGEECISSKTAIEMVFRCSDLEYKYLFSRTDPFLLISKVVEAGAQIPICKTEVIRNDLNPIWKSVFVNIQQVGSKDSPLIIECYNFNSNGKHDLMGKVQRSLVELENIHNNGQGENLFLPSADGQNHDNKVLKSQLFVEKFTESVQYTFLDYLAGGFELNFMVAVDFTVQHKFTIAALVEESGCVLFTLRNHLWVPQNANPLRPLLSGSTAASNGNPRLPDSLHYIDPSGRPNAYQRAIVEVGEVLQLYDSDKRFPTWGFGARPIDGPVCHCFNLNGSSHYCEVEGIQGILMAYTSALLNVSLAGPTLFGPVISTAALIASQSVANGGRKYFVLLIITDGVVTDLQETKDAIVKASDLPLSILIVGVGGADFKEMEVLDADKGERLESSYGRVASRDIVQFIPFREVQSGLSVVQAFLAELPAQFLTYVRSRNIQPNL; this is translated from the exons ATGGGAAACCGCTTATCCGAAGTCGCCGCAGGCCGCGCCGCCATCGGCGGCATCGCCGCCGATTTTCTCAATCTGGCCGCCGCTCCAATCGACGCTGTCGAGAACTTCCTCAGGTCCCGCGGCCACCACGGCCTCTTCTCTCAGATCGAG TTATCGTTTTCCGCTTCTGGCTTGCGTGATCGTGATGTGCTCTTCAAG AGTAATCCAATGATGGTTCTTTATGCAAGAGGAAAAAATGGAGCACTTGAGGAGCTTTGCCGCACGGAAGTAGTTCTGAATTCATCAAGTCCAAGATGGATTACTAAACACACCCTCATTTATCATTTTGAGGTTGTTCAGGTTTTAGT GTTTCGTGTGTATGATGTTGATACTCAGTTTCACAATGTAGATATAAAG ATGCTTGATCTAGATGAACAGCAATTTCTTGGCGAGGCAACCTGTGCACTATCTCAG ATAATCACACAACCTGATAAGTCATTGACTATAGATCTATACACAGAAGATTCTGTCGGATCTACCCTTTCCAAAAACTGTGGGAAACTCATGGTGCATGGTGAGGAATGTATTAGCTCAAAGACTGCAATAGAGATGGTATTCAGGTGTTCAGATTTGGAATACAAGTATCTCTTCTCAAGAACT GACCCCTTTTTATTGATATCAAAAGTTGTGGAGGCTGGTGCCCAAATTCCAATTTGCAAAACAGAAGTTATAAGGAATGATCTCAACCCAATATGGAAATCGGTGTTTGTGAATATTCAACAAGTGGGAAGCAAG GACAGTCCTTTGATAATAGAGTGCTATAACTTTAATAGCAATGGAAAACATGATTTAATGGG AAAAGTGCAGAGATCTTTGGTGGAGTTGGAGAACATTCATAATAATGGCCAaggagaaaatttatttttgcctTCTGCTGATGGACAAAACCATGATAACAAg GTGTTGAAGAGCCAACTATTTGTGGAAAAATTTACTGAAAGTGTCCAATATACTTTCTTGGATTACTTGGCGGGGGGATTTGAATTGAATTTCATGGTGGCTGTTGACTTTACAG TTCAACATAAATTCACAATTGCTGCACTAGTGGAGGAGTCTGGATGTGTCCTGTTTACCTTGAGGAACCATTTGTGGGTTCCACAAAATGCTAATCCTCTAAGGCCATTGTTGTCAGGCTCAACAGCTG CTTCAAATGGAAATCCACGCCTTCCAGATTCTTTGCATTATATTGATCCTTCAGGACGACCAAATGCATACCAGAGG GCAATTGTCGAGGTTGGGGAAGTGTTACAGTTGTATGATTCAGACAAACGATTTCCTACTTGGGGATTTGGAGCACGACCAATTGATGGTCCTGTTTGCCATTGTTTCAACTTGAACGGAAGTAGTCATTACTGTGAA GTGGAAGGGATCCAAGGAATTCTGATGGCTTACACAAGTGCCCTGCTTAATGTATCTCTTGCAGGACCTACACTTTTTGGACCGGTCATAAGCACTGCTGCACTGATTGCCAGCCAATCTGTAGCAAATGGTGGAAGAAAGTActttgttttattaataatcACA GATGGAGTAGTGACAGATCTCCAAGAAACAAAAGATGCTATTGTCAAAGCATCTGACCTGCCATTGTCAATCCTTATTGTTGGGGTAGGAGGAGCTGATTTCAAAGAAATGGAG GTTTTGGATGCAGACAAGGGAGAGAGGCTAGAAAGTTCATATGGACGCGTTGCTTCACGTGATATAGTCCAATTTATTCCATTTCGGGAGGTTCAAA GTGGACTTTCAGTTGTTCAAGCATTTCTAGCAGAATTACCGGCTCAATTTTTAACTTACGTGAGGAGCAGAAATATCCAGCCGAACCTCTAG
- the LOC114409992 gene encoding protein BONZAI 1-like isoform X4: protein MGNRLSEVAAGRAAIGGIAADFLNLAAAPIDAVENFLRSRGHHGLFSQIELSFSASGLRDRDVLFKSNPMMVLYARGKNGALEELCRTEVVLNSSSPRWITKHTLIYHFEVVQVLVFRVYDVDTQFHNVDIKMLDLDEQQFLGEATCALSQIITQPDKSLTIDLYTEDSVGSTLSKNCGKLMVHGEECISSKTAIEMVFRCSDLEYKYLFSRTDPFLLISKVVEAGAQIPICKTEVIRNDLNPIWKSVFVNIQQVGSKDSPLIIECYNFNSNGKHDLMGKVQRSLVELENIHNNGQGENLFLPSADGQNHDNKVLKSQLFVEKFTESVQYTFLDYLAGGFELNFMVAVDFTASNGNPRLPDSLHYIDPSGRPNAYQRAIVEVGEVLQLYDSDKRFPTWGFGARPIDGPVCHCFNLNGSSHYCEVEGIQGILMAYTSALLNVSLAGPTLFGPVISTAALIASQSVANGGRKYFVLLIITDGVVTDLQETKDAIVKASDLPLSILIVGVGGADFKEMEVLDADKGERLESSYGRVASRDIVQFIPFREVQSGLSVVQAFLAELPAQFLTYVRSRNIQPNL from the exons ATGGGAAACCGCTTATCCGAAGTCGCCGCAGGCCGCGCCGCCATCGGCGGCATCGCCGCCGATTTTCTCAATCTGGCCGCCGCTCCAATCGACGCTGTCGAGAACTTCCTCAGGTCCCGCGGCCACCACGGCCTCTTCTCTCAGATCGAG TTATCGTTTTCCGCTTCTGGCTTGCGTGATCGTGATGTGCTCTTCAAG AGTAATCCAATGATGGTTCTTTATGCAAGAGGAAAAAATGGAGCACTTGAGGAGCTTTGCCGCACGGAAGTAGTTCTGAATTCATCAAGTCCAAGATGGATTACTAAACACACCCTCATTTATCATTTTGAGGTTGTTCAGGTTTTAGT GTTTCGTGTGTATGATGTTGATACTCAGTTTCACAATGTAGATATAAAG ATGCTTGATCTAGATGAACAGCAATTTCTTGGCGAGGCAACCTGTGCACTATCTCAG ATAATCACACAACCTGATAAGTCATTGACTATAGATCTATACACAGAAGATTCTGTCGGATCTACCCTTTCCAAAAACTGTGGGAAACTCATGGTGCATGGTGAGGAATGTATTAGCTCAAAGACTGCAATAGAGATGGTATTCAGGTGTTCAGATTTGGAATACAAGTATCTCTTCTCAAGAACT GACCCCTTTTTATTGATATCAAAAGTTGTGGAGGCTGGTGCCCAAATTCCAATTTGCAAAACAGAAGTTATAAGGAATGATCTCAACCCAATATGGAAATCGGTGTTTGTGAATATTCAACAAGTGGGAAGCAAG GACAGTCCTTTGATAATAGAGTGCTATAACTTTAATAGCAATGGAAAACATGATTTAATGGG AAAAGTGCAGAGATCTTTGGTGGAGTTGGAGAACATTCATAATAATGGCCAaggagaaaatttatttttgcctTCTGCTGATGGACAAAACCATGATAACAAg GTGTTGAAGAGCCAACTATTTGTGGAAAAATTTACTGAAAGTGTCCAATATACTTTCTTGGATTACTTGGCGGGGGGATTTGAATTGAATTTCATGGTGGCTGTTGACTTTACAG CTTCAAATGGAAATCCACGCCTTCCAGATTCTTTGCATTATATTGATCCTTCAGGACGACCAAATGCATACCAGAGG GCAATTGTCGAGGTTGGGGAAGTGTTACAGTTGTATGATTCAGACAAACGATTTCCTACTTGGGGATTTGGAGCACGACCAATTGATGGTCCTGTTTGCCATTGTTTCAACTTGAACGGAAGTAGTCATTACTGTGAA GTGGAAGGGATCCAAGGAATTCTGATGGCTTACACAAGTGCCCTGCTTAATGTATCTCTTGCAGGACCTACACTTTTTGGACCGGTCATAAGCACTGCTGCACTGATTGCCAGCCAATCTGTAGCAAATGGTGGAAGAAAGTActttgttttattaataatcACA GATGGAGTAGTGACAGATCTCCAAGAAACAAAAGATGCTATTGTCAAAGCATCTGACCTGCCATTGTCAATCCTTATTGTTGGGGTAGGAGGAGCTGATTTCAAAGAAATGGAG GTTTTGGATGCAGACAAGGGAGAGAGGCTAGAAAGTTCATATGGACGCGTTGCTTCACGTGATATAGTCCAATTTATTCCATTTCGGGAGGTTCAAA GTGGACTTTCAGTTGTTCAAGCATTTCTAGCAGAATTACCGGCTCAATTTTTAACTTACGTGAGGAGCAGAAATATCCAGCCGAACCTCTAG
- the LOC114409992 gene encoding protein BONZAI 1-like isoform X6 codes for MGNRLSEVAAGRAAIGGIAADFLNLAAAPIDAVENFLRSRGHHGLFSQIELSFSASGLRDRDVLFKSNPMMVLYARGKNGALEELCRTEVVLNSSSPRWITKHTLIYHFEVVQVLVFRVYDVDTQFHNVDIKMLDLDEQQFLGEATCALSQIITQPDKSLTIDLYTEDSVGSTLSKNCGKLMVHGEECISSKTAIEMVFRCSDLEYKYLFSRTDPFLLISKVVEAGAQIPICKTEVIRNDLNPIWKSVFVNIQQVGSKDSPLIIECYNFNSNGKHDLMGKVQRSLVELENIHNNGQGENLFLPSADGQNHDNKVLKSQLFVEKFTESVQYTFLDYLAGGFELNFMVAVDFTGPTLFGPVISTAALIASQSVANGGRKYFVLLIITDGVVTDLQETKDAIVKASDLPLSILIVGVGGADFKEMEVLDADKGERLESSYGRVASRDIVQFIPFREVQSGLSVVQAFLAELPAQFLTYVRSRNIQPNL; via the exons ATGGGAAACCGCTTATCCGAAGTCGCCGCAGGCCGCGCCGCCATCGGCGGCATCGCCGCCGATTTTCTCAATCTGGCCGCCGCTCCAATCGACGCTGTCGAGAACTTCCTCAGGTCCCGCGGCCACCACGGCCTCTTCTCTCAGATCGAG TTATCGTTTTCCGCTTCTGGCTTGCGTGATCGTGATGTGCTCTTCAAG AGTAATCCAATGATGGTTCTTTATGCAAGAGGAAAAAATGGAGCACTTGAGGAGCTTTGCCGCACGGAAGTAGTTCTGAATTCATCAAGTCCAAGATGGATTACTAAACACACCCTCATTTATCATTTTGAGGTTGTTCAGGTTTTAGT GTTTCGTGTGTATGATGTTGATACTCAGTTTCACAATGTAGATATAAAG ATGCTTGATCTAGATGAACAGCAATTTCTTGGCGAGGCAACCTGTGCACTATCTCAG ATAATCACACAACCTGATAAGTCATTGACTATAGATCTATACACAGAAGATTCTGTCGGATCTACCCTTTCCAAAAACTGTGGGAAACTCATGGTGCATGGTGAGGAATGTATTAGCTCAAAGACTGCAATAGAGATGGTATTCAGGTGTTCAGATTTGGAATACAAGTATCTCTTCTCAAGAACT GACCCCTTTTTATTGATATCAAAAGTTGTGGAGGCTGGTGCCCAAATTCCAATTTGCAAAACAGAAGTTATAAGGAATGATCTCAACCCAATATGGAAATCGGTGTTTGTGAATATTCAACAAGTGGGAAGCAAG GACAGTCCTTTGATAATAGAGTGCTATAACTTTAATAGCAATGGAAAACATGATTTAATGGG AAAAGTGCAGAGATCTTTGGTGGAGTTGGAGAACATTCATAATAATGGCCAaggagaaaatttatttttgcctTCTGCTGATGGACAAAACCATGATAACAAg GTGTTGAAGAGCCAACTATTTGTGGAAAAATTTACTGAAAGTGTCCAATATACTTTCTTGGATTACTTGGCGGGGGGATTTGAATTGAATTTCATGGTGGCTGTTGACTTTACAG GACCTACACTTTTTGGACCGGTCATAAGCACTGCTGCACTGATTGCCAGCCAATCTGTAGCAAATGGTGGAAGAAAGTActttgttttattaataatcACA GATGGAGTAGTGACAGATCTCCAAGAAACAAAAGATGCTATTGTCAAAGCATCTGACCTGCCATTGTCAATCCTTATTGTTGGGGTAGGAGGAGCTGATTTCAAAGAAATGGAG GTTTTGGATGCAGACAAGGGAGAGAGGCTAGAAAGTTCATATGGACGCGTTGCTTCACGTGATATAGTCCAATTTATTCCATTTCGGGAGGTTCAAA GTGGACTTTCAGTTGTTCAAGCATTTCTAGCAGAATTACCGGCTCAATTTTTAACTTACGTGAGGAGCAGAAATATCCAGCCGAACCTCTAG
- the LOC114409992 gene encoding protein BONZAI 1-like isoform X5, with amino-acid sequence MLDLDEQQFLGEATCALSQIITQPDKSLTIDLYTEDSVGSTLSKNCGKLMVHGEECISSKTAIEMVFRCSDLEYKYLFSRTDPFLLISKVVEAGAQIPICKTEVIRNDLNPIWKSVFVNIQQVGSKDSPLIIECYNFNSNGKHDLMGKVQRSLVELENIHNNGQGENLFLPSADGQNHDNKVLKSQLFVEKFTESVQYTFLDYLAGGFELNFMVAVDFTEVQHKFTIAALVEESGCVLFTLRNHLWVPQNANPLRPLLSGSTAASNGNPRLPDSLHYIDPSGRPNAYQRAIVEVGEVLQLYDSDKRFPTWGFGARPIDGPVCHCFNLNGSSHYCEVEGIQGILMAYTSALLNVSLAGPTLFGPVISTAALIASQSVANGGRKYFVLLIITDGVVTDLQETKDAIVKASDLPLSILIVGVGGADFKEMEVLDADKGERLESSYGRVASRDIVQFIPFREVQSGLSVVQAFLAELPAQFLTYVRSRNIQPNL; translated from the exons ATGCTTGATCTAGATGAACAGCAATTTCTTGGCGAGGCAACCTGTGCACTATCTCAG ATAATCACACAACCTGATAAGTCATTGACTATAGATCTATACACAGAAGATTCTGTCGGATCTACCCTTTCCAAAAACTGTGGGAAACTCATGGTGCATGGTGAGGAATGTATTAGCTCAAAGACTGCAATAGAGATGGTATTCAGGTGTTCAGATTTGGAATACAAGTATCTCTTCTCAAGAACT GACCCCTTTTTATTGATATCAAAAGTTGTGGAGGCTGGTGCCCAAATTCCAATTTGCAAAACAGAAGTTATAAGGAATGATCTCAACCCAATATGGAAATCGGTGTTTGTGAATATTCAACAAGTGGGAAGCAAG GACAGTCCTTTGATAATAGAGTGCTATAACTTTAATAGCAATGGAAAACATGATTTAATGGG AAAAGTGCAGAGATCTTTGGTGGAGTTGGAGAACATTCATAATAATGGCCAaggagaaaatttatttttgcctTCTGCTGATGGACAAAACCATGATAACAAg GTGTTGAAGAGCCAACTATTTGTGGAAAAATTTACTGAAAGTGTCCAATATACTTTCTTGGATTACTTGGCGGGGGGATTTGAATTGAATTTCATGGTGGCTGTTGACTTTACAG AAGTTCAACATAAATTCACAATTGCTGCACTAGTGGAGGAGTCTGGATGTGTCCTGTTTACCTTGAGGAACCATTTGTGGGTTCCACAAAATGCTAATCCTCTAAGGCCATTGTTGTCAGGCTCAACAGCTG CTTCAAATGGAAATCCACGCCTTCCAGATTCTTTGCATTATATTGATCCTTCAGGACGACCAAATGCATACCAGAGG GCAATTGTCGAGGTTGGGGAAGTGTTACAGTTGTATGATTCAGACAAACGATTTCCTACTTGGGGATTTGGAGCACGACCAATTGATGGTCCTGTTTGCCATTGTTTCAACTTGAACGGAAGTAGTCATTACTGTGAA GTGGAAGGGATCCAAGGAATTCTGATGGCTTACACAAGTGCCCTGCTTAATGTATCTCTTGCAGGACCTACACTTTTTGGACCGGTCATAAGCACTGCTGCACTGATTGCCAGCCAATCTGTAGCAAATGGTGGAAGAAAGTActttgttttattaataatcACA GATGGAGTAGTGACAGATCTCCAAGAAACAAAAGATGCTATTGTCAAAGCATCTGACCTGCCATTGTCAATCCTTATTGTTGGGGTAGGAGGAGCTGATTTCAAAGAAATGGAG GTTTTGGATGCAGACAAGGGAGAGAGGCTAGAAAGTTCATATGGACGCGTTGCTTCACGTGATATAGTCCAATTTATTCCATTTCGGGAGGTTCAAA GTGGACTTTCAGTTGTTCAAGCATTTCTAGCAGAATTACCGGCTCAATTTTTAACTTACGTGAGGAGCAGAAATATCCAGCCGAACCTCTAG